In a genomic window of Mycolicibacillus parakoreensis:
- a CDS encoding aldehyde dehydrogenase family protein, with the protein MLDPAVQHRIDQALDELVAGERAWAEQSLTDRRDLLDQVRHRTAEYGPAWIEAATAIKGLDADSPLVGEEWISGPYALAVAAGALAESLAKLADGKSPLDGATFTTTPSGQTAVSVLPVSVFDHLLLSGFSAQVWLQPGIDGDRALRDAGLAQHNPAATGGVGAVLGAGNIFSIAPLDTLYELIAHNRVVALKLNPLTDPLRPVLTDVLAPLIDLGAVRILTGGADVGDYLVHHRSVSHVHMTGSAATHDAIVFGTGAEGAERKAANRPRLTTPMTSELGGVSPTIVLPGQWSDADIDFQAQHVVTQRLHNNGYNCIAAQTIVVSARWPQREQFLAEVRRQLDAAPGRPAYYPGSDDRVANAQHSYPDGVRLGPDSGRLLITNPADRGTLLQTEYFAPVLGVIELDSDGEQFALDAARVANTEFTGTLGVNIIAHPHTINDLGATFDTLVENLRYGTVAINAWTGVGYLTPHATWGAFPGHSPDDVQSGIGVVHNAFLIADPQRTVVYGPFRPTPRSLLAGEMSLSPKPPWFVTNRTAATTGRLLTEFAADPGWMRLPGIFASALRG; encoded by the coding sequence ATGCTCGATCCAGCCGTCCAGCACCGCATCGATCAGGCACTGGACGAGTTGGTGGCCGGGGAGCGCGCCTGGGCCGAGCAGTCGCTCACCGACCGGCGCGACCTGCTCGATCAGGTGCGACACCGCACCGCTGAGTACGGACCGGCGTGGATCGAGGCGGCCACCGCCATCAAGGGCCTGGACGCGGACTCGCCGCTGGTCGGCGAGGAATGGATCTCCGGGCCGTATGCGCTGGCCGTCGCCGCCGGCGCACTCGCCGAGAGCCTGGCCAAACTCGCCGACGGCAAGAGCCCGCTGGACGGTGCGACCTTCACCACCACCCCGAGCGGGCAGACGGCCGTGTCGGTGCTGCCGGTCAGCGTCTTCGATCACCTGCTGCTCTCCGGCTTCTCCGCGCAGGTCTGGCTGCAGCCGGGCATCGACGGTGACCGCGCGCTGCGCGACGCCGGTCTGGCCCAGCACAACCCGGCCGCCACCGGTGGCGTGGGCGCGGTGCTCGGCGCGGGCAACATCTTCTCCATCGCCCCGCTGGACACCCTCTATGAGCTCATCGCCCACAACCGGGTGGTGGCGCTGAAACTCAATCCCCTCACCGATCCGTTGCGCCCGGTGCTCACCGACGTGCTCGCCCCGCTGATCGACCTCGGTGCGGTGCGCATCCTCACCGGCGGCGCCGACGTCGGCGACTACCTGGTGCACCACCGGTCGGTCAGCCACGTCCACATGACCGGCAGCGCCGCCACCCACGACGCGATCGTGTTCGGCACCGGCGCCGAGGGCGCCGAACGCAAGGCCGCGAACCGGCCCCGGCTGACCACGCCGATGACCAGTGAGCTCGGCGGGGTGTCGCCGACGATCGTGCTGCCCGGGCAGTGGAGCGACGCCGACATCGACTTCCAAGCCCAACACGTGGTGACCCAGCGGCTGCACAACAACGGATACAACTGCATCGCCGCGCAGACGATCGTGGTCTCCGCGCGTTGGCCGCAGCGCGAGCAGTTCCTCGCCGAGGTGCGTCGACAGCTCGACGCCGCCCCCGGCCGGCCCGCCTACTATCCCGGGTCCGACGACCGGGTCGCGAACGCGCAGCACAGCTACCCCGACGGGGTGCGTCTGGGCCCCGACAGCGGCCGCCTGCTGATCACCAACCCCGCCGATCGGGGCACACTGTTGCAGACCGAGTACTTCGCGCCGGTGCTCGGGGTGATCGAACTCGACAGCGACGGTGAGCAATTCGCCCTCGACGCCGCCCGGGTGGCCAACACCGAGTTCACCGGAACCCTCGGCGTGAACATCATCGCCCACCCACACACCATCAACGACCTCGGTGCGACGTTCGACACCCTGGTGGAGAACCTGCGCTACGGCACGGTGGCGATCAACGCCTGGACCGGCGTGGGATACCTGACGCCGCACGCGACCTGGGGTGCGTTCCCCGGGCACAGCCCCGACGACGTACAGAGCGGAATCGGGGTGGTGCACAACGCCTTCCTCATCGCCGACCCGCAGCGCACCGTGGTGTACGGGCCGTTTCGCCCAACGCCGCGCTCACTGCTGGCCGGGGAGATGTCGTTGTCGCCCAAGCCGCCGTGGTTCGTCACCAACCGCACCGCGGCGACCACGGGGCGGTTGCTCACCGAGTTCGCCGCCGACCCGGGCTGGATGCGGCTGCCCGGGATCTTCGCCTCGGCGCTCCGGGGCTGA